A stretch of DNA from Gimesia chilikensis:
CGACTGTGGCGACTCTGGTGGTCATCGGTTGAAAACCAGACGGGAATCATCCCTGCAATTCCGTGAGGTATCCGTAAATCGGCTCCCGGTTTTCAGTTTTCTTCACCGGCCAGCACCTGCCGTAAGCCGCCCAGATGCTGATCGTAATTCTTCCACCGCTCCAGGCCGGAACGGTTCATGGGACGCCTTACCTGCCAGTTACTTGCGGTCGTCACAGGACGCTGATTGGCATGAAAATCCAGGCACTGGTCATCCCAGTCGACGCCGATGAATTCAACCAGTTCCCGGGAGATGGCTTCCTGATTCTGAACCAGGTCGGCGTATGCCAGTTCGTAAGGCTTCTGGGGTAGAACCTGTTGCCAGTGCTCCATCAAGCGCTCGTACTCGAGGTAGTAACGCCCCAGATCTTTGAGATCATGTGAGTATTCGTGCCACTGGCGAAACCGCTGAAAATAGCAGGAGAGACAGGTATCGAGGGGATCGCGCCGGCAGTGAATGACTTTCGCCTGAGGAAACAGAATTGTAATGAGCCCCAGATGAAGAAAATTCCCCGGCATCTTATTGATGATGCGACTGGCATGTGAGTCGAACGTGCGCAGACGCTTCAGATAAGCCTGTCCAAATCCGGAGAACGCATTGGTGGGTAACTGATGGATGCACTCGGGATACGGTGTCTGCCCCGGAGTATGTCGCGGCAGGGTACTGGCGATACTGGAGATGTCACTCAGTTCGCCTGCACCGTGTACTTGCGGATGACTGGAAAGGATCTGCTCGACCAGGGTCGTCCCTGTACGAGGCATTCCAATGATGAAAACCGGCAGGTCCGTCTGCAAACCGTATTGAGACAGCTCCTGAATTGTATCTGCAGAGAAGACTTCGATTGTGCGGTCAATTCCCTTTCGAAACTCATCCACATCAAACTTCGCATTTCGACAGCGATTCCCCATTTCGTAATAGGTGAATGCCTTTTCGTAGTCTTTGATGTCATTAAAGATCTTGCCGCCGGCAAAACCGAGGAAGCAGCGATCTTCGTCACTCAGGTCATTTCGGGCTGCCTGCTGTTCAATCAGTTCGATCACCGGATCGTCGGCGGTAAATTTCCTGGTGGCGGAGTAATTGAAATAAGCCTCTGCATAATCGGGCTTCAGCCGCAGGGCAGTCAGGTAGTGAGCTTCAGACAGCTGGAACTCACCAATCAGTCTGTAGATGGCAGCCAGGTTGTGATGGTACTCGGCCACCTGCGGTTGCAGTTCGATGGCTTTGTTGAGTAGATCCACCCCCACACGGTGCTCACCTGACTGTGATTTCGCCAGGGCATAGAAATGCAGGAACCGGGGGTTATCCAGATTCGCATAATAGTAAGGGCTTAAGATTTCCGCTGCTTTTAGCGGCTGATTCTGCTGCAGTAACTGGACCGCTTCCGCGATGATGCTGTTCATACTGTTCCCGAAATCAGGTTCTGAAGAGTATTCCCTTTTACTAATTCTTCCCCGATCGGATCAGAGACGGAAGTGGAATGTTTTTCGGAAGTAGCGCCAGAGCCATTGGCCGGTCGTCAGTTGACTTACAAGGAATCGCGCTTTGCCCCGCATGTTAGTCCGGAACAGGAAGACATCCTCTTCCAGCGGTACGATCGCCTGGTACGCAGTACTGGTCAGTTTTTCGTTGCCGTCTTTGTCCGTTACCGTAGGCAGTTCACCTCCCATTTTATTCGAGAGCGTGGGAGGGACATAATCCCGATGCCCATGAGCGACCCGTTCGATTTTCGATGTGTAGATTTTCTCCGGCAGGTGTTCCATTTTGAGTTCCACCTGCTGGTCGATCTGAAAATCGTTGCGGTATTCCTGGTCGATAT
This window harbors:
- a CDS encoding sulfotransferase family protein, which encodes MNSIIAEAVQLLQQNQPLKAAEILSPYYYANLDNPRFLHFYALAKSQSGEHRVGVDLLNKAIELQPQVAEYHHNLAAIYRLIGEFQLSEAHYLTALRLKPDYAEAYFNYSATRKFTADDPVIELIEQQAARNDLSDEDRCFLGFAGGKIFNDIKDYEKAFTYYEMGNRCRNAKFDVDEFRKGIDRTIEVFSADTIQELSQYGLQTDLPVFIIGMPRTGTTLVEQILSSHPQVHGAGELSDISSIASTLPRHTPGQTPYPECIHQLPTNAFSGFGQAYLKRLRTFDSHASRIINKMPGNFLHLGLITILFPQAKVIHCRRDPLDTCLSCYFQRFRQWHEYSHDLKDLGRYYLEYERLMEHWQQVLPQKPYELAYADLVQNQEAISRELVEFIGVDWDDQCLDFHANQRPVTTASNWQVRRPMNRSGLERWKNYDQHLGGLRQVLAGEEN